ATCCTCGTCCACCTCAGCCCGGCCAGGCGCAGGGCGGTCATGGTGTCGATCCCGCGCGACCTGCGGGTGCGCATCGACGGCCAGACCAACAAGCTCAACGCCGCCTACGCCCTCGGCGGGCCGAGCCTTGCCGTCAAGACGGTGCAGCAGGTGACCGGGGTGCCGATCAACCACTACGTGGAGCTTGACTTCGCCGGCTTCCTCAAGGTGGTCGACGCGCTCGGTGGGGTGCGACTGTGCAACCCGACCGGCAGGCGCTGGGACGACAGCTTCGCCAACCTGCACATGGCCGCCCACTCCTGCCAATTGATGGACGGCATCCACGCCCTCGCCTACGTCCGGGCCAGGCACGTGGACTCCGACTTCGGCCGCATCGGTCGGCAGCAGGCGTTCATCCGCGCGGTGATGGGCAAGCTCACCTCGGCCGGCAACCTCGTCAACCTCCCCAAGATGCTATCCATCGCCAACGCGATGGGCCCGCACGTGCACTCCGACAGCACGCTCACGACCGGCGGGGCGCTCGCGCTGGCGCGCAGGGTGGGCAGCATGTCGGCCTCGAGTGTCGACCTGCGCGTCTACCCGAGCTCCGATCCCGGCCCGGCCTGCACCGGCTGCCCGGACTACGTGGTGGCGCGACCGGAGGCCGCGATCCTCATGACGGCGATCGCGCGGGACGCCCCGGTGCTCCCGCCCGTGGGCCTGCCCAGCGGCGGCGCCGGCCTCGAGGGCGCACCGGTCCAGGTCCTGAACGGCGGAGGGCGGGCCGGCGCTGCCAGGTGGGCGGCCGCCGCCGTGCGGGCC
The sequence above is a segment of the Actinomycetes bacterium genome. Coding sequences within it:
- a CDS encoding LCP family protein: MRTGVSGWAWRAAAVAVAVLVAAAAVTLYGSYHYAGRLLREGRHRVANLAAAVPGGPTNILLVGSDSREGLSPGQLGRIQTTVAAGQRTDTIILVHLSPARRRAVMVSIPRDLRVRIDGQTNKLNAAYALGGPSLAVKTVQQVTGVPINHYVELDFAGFLKVVDALGGVRLCNPTGRRWDDSFANLHMAAHSCQLMDGIHALAYVRARHVDSDFGRIGRQQAFIRAVMGKLTSAGNLVNLPKMLSIANAMGPHVHSDSTLTTGGALALARRVGSMSASSVDLRVYPSSDPGPACTGCPDYVVARPEAAILMTAIARDAPVLPPVGLPSGGAGLEGAPVQVLNGGGRAGAARWAAAAVRADGLTVVGTGDAPAPRGTRSTLAYPPALATQAQLLRFLLDPQVRLVPGGPPGQLVLIVGSAYQPPAPAGAPSARSTSPSSSESLSW